One window of Anabaena sphaerica FACHB-251 genomic DNA carries:
- the bchB gene encoding ferredoxin:protochlorophyllide reductase (ATP-dependent) subunit B, with protein MKLAYWMYAGPAHIGTLRIASSFKNVHAIMHAPLGDDYFNVMRSMLSRERNFTPVTTSVVDRNVLARGSQEKVVDNITRKDAEEHPDLIVLTPTCTSSILQEDLHNFVERAQLEAKGDVMLADVNHYRYNELQAADRTLQQIVQYYIEKARKKGELPTGKTAKPSVNIFGISTLGFHNNHDCTELKRLMADLGIEVNTVIPEGASVHELKSMPQAWFNLVPYRELGLTTAKYLEEEFGTPYVDITPMGVVETARCIRKIQQVINAQGAEVDYEDFINEQTLHVSQAAWFSRSIDCQNLTGKKAVVFGDNTHAAALTKILSREMGIHVVWAGTYCKYDADWFREQVSEYCDEVLITDDHGAIGDAIARVEPSAIFGTQMERHVGKRLDIPCGVIAAPIHVQNFPIGYKPFMGYEGTNQITDLIYNSFTLGMEDHLLEIFGGHDTKEVITKGISAESGLNWTKDGQAELNKIPGFVRGKVKRNTEKFARERGFKDISAEVLYAAKESVGA; from the coding sequence ATGAAATTGGCTTACTGGATGTATGCAGGACCCGCTCACATTGGTACTTTGCGGATTGCTAGTTCTTTTAAAAATGTTCACGCGATTATGCACGCTCCCTTGGGAGATGATTATTTTAATGTTATGCGTTCGATGCTATCGCGGGAACGTAATTTTACCCCAGTAACAACCAGCGTCGTTGACAGAAACGTTTTAGCCCGTGGTTCTCAAGAAAAGGTGGTAGACAATATCACCCGCAAAGATGCTGAGGAACACCCCGATTTAATTGTTTTAACTCCCACCTGCACTTCCAGCATTCTGCAAGAAGACTTACACAACTTTGTGGAAAGAGCGCAGTTGGAAGCAAAAGGGGACGTAATGCTGGCGGATGTGAACCATTACCGCTACAACGAACTACAAGCCGCAGACCGGACTCTACAACAAATAGTCCAATATTACATTGAGAAAGCCCGCAAAAAAGGGGAATTACCAACAGGGAAAACTGCTAAACCCTCAGTTAACATCTTTGGTATTTCTACTCTTGGTTTCCACAACAACCACGACTGCACTGAACTAAAACGATTAATGGCTGATTTGGGAATTGAAGTAAATACTGTCATTCCTGAAGGTGCTTCGGTTCACGAGTTGAAAAGTATGCCTCAAGCTTGGTTTAACTTGGTTCCTTATCGGGAACTTGGGTTAACTACAGCTAAATATTTAGAAGAAGAATTTGGCACACCTTACGTAGATATTACGCCGATGGGCGTTGTGGAAACTGCCAGATGTATCCGCAAAATTCAGCAGGTAATTAACGCCCAAGGTGCGGAAGTTGATTATGAAGACTTCATTAATGAACAAACTCTGCACGTATCTCAAGCGGCTTGGTTCTCTCGTTCTATTGACTGTCAGAATTTAACTGGTAAGAAAGCGGTGGTATTTGGTGATAATACTCATGCTGCGGCTTTGACTAAAATTCTATCGCGGGAAATGGGGATTCATGTGGTTTGGGCTGGTACTTATTGCAAGTATGATGCTGACTGGTTTAGAGAACAGGTGAGCGAGTATTGCGATGAAGTATTAATTACAGATGATCATGGTGCTATTGGGGATGCGATCGCTCGCGTTGAACCTTCTGCTATATTTGGTACACAGATGGAACGCCATGTTGGGAAACGTTTGGATATTCCTTGCGGTGTGATTGCAGCACCAATTCACGTTCAGAATTTCCCCATTGGTTACAAACCATTTATGGGTTATGAAGGCACAAATCAAATCACAGATTTAATCTACAATTCCTTCACTTTGGGAATGGAAGATCACTTATTAGAAATCTTTGGTGGACACGATACAAAGGAAGTAATTACCAAAGGAATTTCTGCGGAATCTGGTTTGAATTGGACAAAAGATGGACAAGCAGAATTGAATAAAATTCCTGGTTTTGTGCGCGGTAAAGTGAAGCGAAATACCGAAAAGTTTGCCCGTGAGCGTGGGTTTAAGGATATCTCGGCTGAGGTATTGTATGCCGCTAAGGAGTCTGTAGGGGCGTAG
- a CDS encoding BsuBI/PstI family type II restriction endonuclease: MQDRTRNIPTIPVSLPNGQAIYLSSGGQNNLIKDILESFCPRFTPGGLVLYVGDAGDKFIINETQKFRDMGVELDPHGKMPDVVVYYQQQDWLILIEAVTSHGPVNLKRHNELKRLFQSSSKGLVFMTAFPSRKEMTRYLAEISWETEVWVADQPDHMIHFNGERFLGPYENRENGS, translated from the coding sequence TTGCAGGATAGAACTCGAAATATACCAACAATTCCCGTTAGCTTACCCAATGGACAAGCAATTTATCTATCATCAGGTGGACAAAACAATTTAATCAAAGACATTTTAGAAAGTTTTTGTCCGAGATTTACACCAGGAGGTTTGGTTCTCTATGTAGGTGATGCTGGAGACAAATTCATCATTAATGAAACTCAAAAGTTCAGAGACATGGGGGTGGAGTTAGATCCTCACGGTAAAATGCCAGATGTTGTAGTTTATTATCAACAACAAGACTGGCTGATATTAATAGAAGCTGTAACCAGTCATGGGCCTGTTAACTTAAAACGACACAATGAATTAAAGCGACTGTTTCAGTCCAGTAGTAAGGGGTTAGTTTTTATGACTGCTTTTCCCAGCCGCAAGGAAATGACTCGATATTTGGCTGAGATTTCTTGGGAAACAGAAGTTTGGGTAGCAGATCAACCAGATCACATGATTCATTTTAACGGAGAGAGATTTCTCGGACCCTATGAAAACCGGGAGAATGGTTCTTGA
- a CDS encoding primary-amine oxidase — MIKKLNHFWYFPETNDTFLWVGHDAQPKIITAKISITQELIRYFSISQSLLKLAIAWIICIFLSLGFPNIAFAEKSVINHPLNPLTETEITTAVELLRREKTLSDTAFFPMITLQEPDKKQVLNFQPGKKFPRQVFLQVYERELNKTFTGTVDLTTKTLTSWQEIHHVQPAILPPDYEIAKDVVKSDPRWQKAMIKRGIKDFNQVQISCWGAGILSKEEAETGSRLCRTLSYYQGKHWNYYSRPIEGVLVTVDLNKEEVSSFVDYGVVPISQENWDYDVRSFSKLTAPPKPLKITQPDGTTFKINGNEITWQGWQFRYLMHPREGLVLYLVKYNDGEKISPILYRASLSEMAVPYGDPNPNWSFRNAFDVGEYNLGLLANQLELGQEIPENGVLLNAVFANGEGEPYTMPSVIGIYERDNGVLWKHFDYNSQKNYVRRNRELVMNMITTVDNYDYSLNWIFHQDGTLEIENELSGIVLAQGTSDEKQSSNSLGRLLAKNIFGVNHQHFFNYRLDLDVDGQVNNVMEMNVNALPISENNPLGNTITVEDTLLKTETEAVRDADIKHSREWMIASADKKNHVGVAPAYMLMPGGNTILYAVEGANIREKAGFATHHFWVTKYKSGEMYAGGDYPNQTSPGEGLPKYIADNESLENEDIVVWYTMGMTHVPRPEDWPVMPRHQVSFKLMPRGFFKRNPAINLGE; from the coding sequence ATGATTAAAAAGCTCAATCATTTTTGGTATTTCCCAGAAACAAATGATACATTCTTGTGGGTTGGGCATGATGCCCAACCAAAAATAATTACAGCTAAGATATCTATTACACAAGAATTAATTAGATATTTTTCTATTAGCCAATCTCTGTTAAAACTGGCTATTGCCTGGATTATTTGCATTTTCCTATCCCTGGGATTTCCTAATATTGCATTTGCTGAAAAATCAGTTATTAACCATCCTCTCAATCCCTTAACAGAAACAGAAATTACTACCGCAGTAGAGTTATTAAGACGGGAAAAAACATTAAGCGACACAGCATTTTTTCCCATGATTACTTTACAAGAACCAGATAAAAAACAAGTCTTGAATTTTCAACCTGGGAAAAAATTTCCCCGCCAGGTTTTTTTGCAAGTTTATGAACGCGAACTCAATAAAACATTCACAGGAACAGTTGACTTAACAACCAAAACTCTAACTTCTTGGCAAGAAATACATCATGTTCAACCTGCTATTTTACCCCCAGATTATGAAATAGCAAAAGATGTAGTTAAATCTGATCCCCGCTGGCAAAAAGCTATGATAAAACGAGGAATTAAAGATTTTAACCAAGTACAAATAAGTTGTTGGGGAGCAGGAATACTAAGTAAAGAAGAAGCAGAAACTGGTAGTCGTCTCTGTCGCACATTATCCTATTATCAAGGTAAACACTGGAATTATTATTCTCGTCCCATCGAAGGCGTTTTAGTGACAGTTGATTTAAATAAAGAAGAAGTTTCTAGTTTCGTTGATTATGGTGTAGTGCCTATTTCTCAAGAAAACTGGGACTATGATGTTCGATCTTTTAGTAAATTAACTGCACCACCTAAACCATTAAAAATTACTCAGCCTGATGGTACAACCTTCAAAATTAATGGTAATGAAATTACATGGCAAGGTTGGCAATTTCGTTATTTAATGCACCCCCGTGAAGGCTTAGTTTTATATCTTGTTAAATATAATGATGGCGAAAAAATCAGCCCAATTTTATATCGTGCCAGTCTTTCAGAAATGGCAGTTCCTTACGGTGATCCAAATCCTAACTGGTCATTTCGTAACGCCTTTGATGTGGGAGAATACAACCTTGGTTTATTAGCTAATCAACTAGAATTAGGTCAAGAAATCCCTGAAAATGGGGTTTTACTAAATGCGGTATTTGCTAATGGTGAGGGAGAACCTTATACCATGCCAAGTGTAATTGGTATTTATGAAAGAGATAACGGCGTACTCTGGAAGCATTTTGACTACAACAGCCAAAAAAATTATGTCCGTCGTAATCGTGAATTAGTCATGAACATGATTACAACAGTTGATAACTATGATTATAGTTTAAATTGGATATTTCATCAAGATGGAACTCTAGAAATTGAAAATGAGTTATCAGGTATTGTTTTAGCACAAGGAACATCTGATGAAAAACAATCTAGCAATTCTTTGGGACGTTTATTAGCTAAAAATATCTTCGGTGTCAATCATCAGCATTTTTTCAATTATCGCCTAGATTTAGATGTAGATGGACAAGTTAATAATGTCATGGAAATGAATGTTAATGCTTTACCCATCAGTGAAAATAATCCTTTAGGAAATACCATCACTGTTGAAGATACATTATTAAAAACAGAAACCGAAGCAGTGCGTGATGCAGATATTAAACACAGTCGAGAATGGATGATTGCTAGTGCAGATAAAAAGAATCATGTAGGGGTTGCACCTGCATATATGTTAATGCCAGGAGGAAACACAATTTTGTATGCAGTGGAAGGTGCAAATATCAGAGAAAAAGCTGGTTTTGCAACTCATCATTTCTGGGTGACAAAATATAAATCTGGTGAAATGTATGCAGGTGGTGATTATCCTAATCAAACATCACCAGGAGAGGGTTTACCTAAATATATTGCTGATAATGAATCTTTGGAAAATGAAGATATTGTTGTTTGGTACACAATGGGTATGACTCATGTTCCTCGTCCAGAAGATTGGCCTGTAATGCCACGACATCAAGTAAGTTTTAAACTCATGCCAAGGGGATTTTTTAAGAGAAATCCAGCAATTAATTTAGGTGAGTAG
- a CDS encoding tetratricopeptide repeat protein has product MDNNLVIVYLSIFVVLLLFAGVSVFRQIFKTRKLENSLSQLKTKLTKEKGTAQEYYELASIYSEKKVFTQAIPLFQKAIKAAEEEEEENIAPIYNGLGYVYFAQEQYDLAIKQYKEALKFKPDYVTALNNLGHAYEKKKLTAQALQMYEEALKLAPNNAIAKRRAESLRRLVSA; this is encoded by the coding sequence ATGGATAACAATCTAGTAATCGTTTATCTCTCAATTTTCGTGGTTTTACTCCTATTTGCGGGAGTGAGTGTTTTTCGTCAGATTTTCAAAACTCGCAAACTTGAAAACTCTCTTTCCCAGTTGAAAACCAAATTGACAAAAGAGAAAGGTACTGCTCAAGAATATTACGAATTAGCCAGTATTTATTCAGAAAAAAAAGTTTTTACCCAAGCAATACCCCTATTTCAAAAAGCTATCAAAGCCGCTGAAGAAGAGGAAGAAGAAAACATCGCCCCAATTTACAATGGTTTGGGATATGTTTATTTTGCCCAAGAACAATATGATTTAGCAATTAAGCAGTATAAAGAAGCACTAAAATTCAAGCCTGATTATGTAACAGCCCTGAACAATCTTGGCCACGCTTACGAGAAGAAAAAATTAACTGCTCAGGCGTTGCAAATGTATGAAGAAGCACTAAAATTAGCACCTAATAACGCCATAGCTAAACGTCGTGCTGAATCTTTGCGGAGATTAGTTTCGGCTTAA
- a CDS encoding transporter substrate-binding domain-containing protein: MNQLHLVLSATLILIFCLFFGEIDLVASAATMAEIKQLGYLTVAVKDNLRPLGFRDGNGNLQGLEIDLAQRLAGDLLGKPDAVKLQPVANSDRLPAVFNHQVDLAIARVTATESRSRIVTFSVPYYYDGAAIVTKNTAIKQLQDLATRKIAVLNHSSTIAYIKYFIPKAELVGVNSYAQGREQIESGKVDAFAADVSVLKGWVQEYPQYQILPTKLSTEPLSVVMPKGLQYDELRRGVNEAIARYTATGWLKERTNYWGL; encoded by the coding sequence ATGAATCAGTTACATCTGGTATTATCCGCTACCTTAATTTTGATTTTTTGCCTGTTCTTTGGGGAGATAGATTTGGTTGCGTCTGCGGCGACTATGGCAGAAATTAAGCAGCTTGGCTATTTAACCGTGGCTGTCAAGGATAATCTCCGTCCTTTGGGATTTAGGGATGGTAACGGCAATTTACAAGGCTTGGAGATTGATTTAGCCCAGCGTTTGGCAGGTGATTTGTTAGGTAAACCGGATGCTGTGAAGTTGCAACCAGTAGCTAATAGCGATCGCTTACCTGCCGTTTTCAATCATCAAGTTGACCTGGCGATCGCCAGAGTCACAGCAACTGAATCACGCTCCCGCATAGTTACCTTCAGTGTTCCTTACTATTATGATGGAGCAGCAATAGTTACAAAGAATACAGCTATCAAGCAACTGCAAGATTTAGCAACACGTAAAATCGCCGTACTCAATCACTCTAGCACTATTGCATACATAAAATATTTTATACCTAAAGCTGAATTAGTCGGTGTTAATTCCTATGCCCAAGGACGAGAGCAGATAGAAAGCGGCAAGGTTGATGCTTTTGCTGCTGATGTCAGTGTTTTAAAGGGTTGGGTGCAAGAATATCCGCAGTATCAAATACTGCCAACCAAACTATCGACAGAACCTTTATCTGTAGTCATGCCCAAAGGATTGCAGTACGATGAATTAAGAAGAGGAGTAAATGAAGCGATCGCACGCTACACAGCTACAGGTTGGCTCAAAGAACGCACAAACTATTGGGGATTATAA
- the rplT gene encoding 50S ribosomal protein L20, which translates to MTRVKRGNVARKRRNKILKLAKGFRGSHSTLFRTANQQVMKALRSAYRDRKKKKRDFRRLWITRINAASRQHGLSYSQLIGNLKKANVELNRKMLAQLAVLDPASFAKVAELATSVKG; encoded by the coding sequence ATGACTCGTGTAAAACGCGGTAATGTAGCCCGTAAACGCCGCAATAAAATTCTCAAATTAGCTAAAGGTTTTCGTGGTTCTCACTCGACTTTATTTAGAACCGCTAACCAACAGGTGATGAAGGCGCTCCGCAGTGCATACCGCGATCGCAAAAAGAAAAAGCGCGATTTTCGTCGTCTGTGGATCACCCGTATTAATGCGGCTTCTAGACAACATGGCTTGAGCTATAGCCAGTTGATTGGCAATCTCAAAAAAGCTAACGTTGAACTAAACCGCAAAATGTTGGCACAGTTGGCAGTGCTTGATCCTGCAAGCTTCGCTAAAGTTGCTGAACTGGCAACCTCCGTTAAAGGATAA
- the rpmI gene encoding 50S ribosomal protein L35, giving the protein MPKLKTRKAAAKRFRATGSGKIVRRKPFKNHLLEHKSSSKKSNLSKMAVVHERDEDNVRLMLPYL; this is encoded by the coding sequence ATGCCTAAACTCAAGACTCGCAAGGCAGCAGCGAAAAGATTCCGCGCCACCGGCAGCGGTAAAATCGTGCGTCGTAAACCTTTCAAAAATCACTTGTTAGAGCATAAGTCCTCTAGCAAAAAGAGCAATTTGTCGAAAATGGCAGTTGTCCATGAACGCGACGAAGATAACGTGCGCTTAATGCTTCCATATTTGTAA
- a CDS encoding ATP-dependent helicase has translation MSKDKFTDIYPQETVESGEIQQSSVTRLGEQIDEIRDKLRPGQKQMADWETGPLAVSAVPGAGKSTGMAAAAAIAIARQYQRSVSTGKSYRRQLVVVTFTRSAAANLKFKIRTKLKELSLPQTGFVVYTLHGLALNIASRHPDLSGLQLENVSLITPNQTHRFIRIAVEQWINNHPGIYRCLLEGQQFDGEETEKLRRQSVLRTEVLPDLAYTVIHEAKSSGILPEKLYKWSEKSKDPYQILRVAAGLYEEYQKLMQLQDFIDYDDMILASLRVLENPSARKIEKNKIFAVFEDEAQDSSQLQTQLLEILASEGDGTNSDKSILNLVRVGDPNQAINSTFTPADPIYFRDFCKQCDVDERLATMNQAGRSSRIIIDAANFALDWVNSQWLATTNNKQTPFLAQKIEAVNLGDPQPDANPVAVGKGLELYSPRDIHQTVELLSQRVVELFTQNSESCAAVLVRENRQGRWLAETLEPICKEHNIKLYDVGERERRSHVPQEILSILQFCDRPHSPDYLKAALDVLVQRQLIPTQDLNSLAILPEEFLYPGPLATPQTEIVKKAAHLCRSLLRARLELPIYQIISFLALTLNYDQAELATADKLAERVNLQIFGNNSMGAMLSALSEIVNSERFEAVDTDNLEEQYTKKGQLTIITMHKAKGLDWDYVFLPFLHENLIPGRFWVPPQSQFLGDFTLSEVARAQIRAALHQKGEGIPNVSQAWEDAKYLKMAEEYRLLYVAMTRAKKLLWMSAAQQAPFTWSKPNNLQASAPCPVFAALKRKFSENVMNLAVVSK, from the coding sequence ATGTCAAAAGATAAGTTTACAGATATATATCCTCAAGAAACCGTGGAATCAGGAGAGATTCAACAATCATCTGTGACTAGGTTAGGGGAACAGATTGACGAAATTCGTGATAAATTGCGGCCTGGACAAAAGCAAATGGCTGACTGGGAAACGGGACCATTGGCTGTATCTGCTGTTCCTGGTGCTGGTAAATCAACAGGGATGGCTGCGGCTGCGGCCATAGCAATAGCGCGTCAATATCAGCGTTCTGTTTCCACAGGTAAGAGTTATCGCCGTCAGTTAGTAGTTGTCACTTTTACCCGTTCTGCTGCTGCTAACCTGAAATTCAAAATCCGCACCAAGTTAAAAGAATTATCCTTACCGCAAACAGGTTTTGTAGTTTATACCCTGCATGGTTTAGCCTTAAATATAGCCAGTCGTCATCCTGACTTATCAGGTTTGCAGTTAGAAAACGTCTCATTAATTACTCCTAATCAAACCCATCGTTTCATCCGTATAGCCGTAGAACAATGGATTAATAATCATCCTGGAATTTATCGCTGCTTACTAGAAGGTCAACAATTTGACGGAGAAGAAACAGAAAAGTTGCGTCGTCAGTCTGTGCTGCGAACTGAAGTATTACCAGATTTGGCTTATACCGTGATTCATGAAGCTAAAAGTTCGGGAATCTTACCTGAAAAACTGTACAAGTGGAGTGAAAAAAGCAAAGACCCCTATCAAATTTTACGTGTCGCGGCAGGATTGTATGAAGAATATCAAAAATTAATGCAATTACAGGACTTCATAGATTATGATGATATGATTTTAGCGTCCTTACGTGTGTTAGAAAATCCTAGCGCCCGCAAGATTGAAAAAAACAAAATTTTCGCCGTTTTTGAAGATGAAGCCCAAGATTCTAGCCAACTCCAAACGCAACTTTTAGAAATATTAGCTAGTGAGGGAGATGGGACTAATTCAGATAAATCAATACTCAACTTAGTCAGAGTTGGTGATCCTAATCAAGCGATTAACTCAACTTTTACTCCTGCTGATCCGATTTATTTTCGTGACTTTTGTAAACAGTGCGATGTTGATGAACGACTAGCAACAATGAATCAAGCTGGACGCAGTAGCCGGATTATTATTGATGCTGCTAACTTTGCTTTGGATTGGGTTAATAGTCAATGGTTGGCAACCACTAACAACAAACAAACACCATTTTTGGCTCAAAAAATTGAAGCTGTTAATTTGGGTGATCCCCAACCAGATGCTAATCCCGTAGCAGTTGGTAAAGGCTTGGAATTATATAGCCCGCGTGATATTCATCAGACAGTTGAGTTACTTTCCCAGAGAGTTGTAGAGTTATTCACGCAAAATTCCGAATCCTGTGCGGCCGTATTGGTGCGAGAAAATCGCCAAGGTAGATGGTTAGCAGAAACCTTAGAACCGATATGCAAAGAACATAATATTAAACTTTATGATGTGGGAGAAAGGGAAAGGCGTTCTCATGTACCTCAAGAAATTTTATCAATATTGCAATTTTGCGATCGCCCCCACTCCCCTGATTATCTTAAAGCTGCGTTAGATGTTCTCGTACAACGTCAATTAATTCCCACCCAAGACTTGAACTCCCTAGCTATTTTACCAGAAGAATTCTTATATCCTGGACCATTAGCCACTCCCCAAACTGAGATAGTTAAAAAAGCTGCTCATTTGTGTCGAAGTTTGCTTCGCGCTCGTTTAGAACTACCGATATATCAAATTATTTCTTTTTTAGCTTTAACCTTAAATTATGACCAAGCAGAATTAGCTACAGCTGACAAACTTGCGGAACGGGTAAACCTGCAAATCTTCGGTAATAATTCCATGGGTGCAATGCTGTCAGCTTTAAGTGAAATCGTCAATTCTGAACGGTTTGAGGCAGTAGATACAGACAATTTAGAAGAACAATATACCAAAAAAGGTCAACTGACAATTATCACCATGCACAAAGCCAAAGGGCTTGATTGGGATTATGTGTTTCTGCCTTTTTTGCATGAAAATTTAATTCCTGGCAGATTTTGGGTTCCCCCCCAAAGTCAATTTTTAGGCGATTTTACTTTATCAGAAGTAGCACGCGCCCAAATTCGTGCTGCACTGCATCAAAAAGGAGAAGGTATACCTAATGTTAGCCAAGCTTGGGAAGATGCAAAATATCTAAAAATGGCGGAAGAATACCGTTTACTTTATGTTGCCATGACTAGGGCTAAAAAGTTGTTATGGATGTCTGCGGCTCAACAAGCGCCCTTTACATGGAGTAAACCGAATAATTTACAAGCCTCAGCACCTTGTCCGGTGTTTGCAGCTTTAAAACGTAAGTTTTCCGAAAATGTCATGAATTTAGCTGTAGTATCCAAGTGA
- a CDS encoding glycosyltransferase family 39 protein, producing the protein MINRQLYLHYLGLTGVIALGAILRFWHLDLKTLWLDEIITAIFSLGKNYRDLPLDVVFPLHQLQEIFTFQSGVSCLQIAKNIANYSTHPPLFFCGMYGWLEWLHPLGAGLVAKLRSLPALFGIAAIIAIYGVNSLAFSPTSGIMAALFMALSPFAVYLSQEARHYTLPMLLIILSLFLLIQIQRDIFYNNLSIFWVWLSWTIINSIGLYVHYFFILSFNAQIITLSLLIYRGRSKIINFRQIYLYLIFSICTVIISFIPWLMVSYRHFRSSETNWLSSPQNIEPIYQTLLNWVLMIITLPVENQPLVIQVICGFFMVMFTIWVGLQVLANLKLLWSNHTTHLSIFTLSSFTFFVLFQFFAIAYLLGKDITIVPRYSFVYYPSFCALLAASFDKIRISKYIFLILGIISCIFVVNNLTFQKPFLPDKVADNMNLEPAVPLILVVKYDNYQDVAAGLSFALALKKLRNNDSTIQYQDSLAFLDNSADFSTINHKVPHFYPPNTSQFNLWFIGSSMERKDFAAQLTLAEKITCNIDINHHHRIGSYPYQLYRCGKS; encoded by the coding sequence ATGATAAATCGCCAACTTTATCTACATTATCTAGGTTTAACTGGTGTGATTGCACTGGGGGCTATTTTACGCTTTTGGCATTTGGATTTAAAAACTCTATGGTTAGATGAAATCATTACCGCTATTTTTAGTTTGGGTAAAAATTACCGTGATTTACCTTTAGATGTAGTCTTTCCTCTCCACCAACTACAGGAAATTTTTACTTTTCAGTCTGGGGTTAGTTGTTTGCAAATTGCGAAAAATATTGCTAATTATTCCACCCATCCACCGCTGTTTTTTTGTGGAATGTATGGTTGGTTAGAGTGGTTACATCCCCTGGGTGCAGGTTTGGTGGCAAAATTGCGATCGCTCCCCGCTTTATTTGGTATAGCTGCAATCATAGCAATTTATGGTGTTAATAGTCTGGCCTTTTCTCCCACATCTGGAATTATGGCAGCATTGTTTATGGCTTTATCCCCCTTTGCTGTTTATCTCTCCCAAGAAGCAAGGCACTACACTTTACCTATGCTATTAATCATCTTATCATTATTCTTGCTCATCCAGATTCAGCGAGATATTTTTTATAACAACCTTTCTATATTTTGGGTCTGGCTATCATGGACTATTATTAATAGTATTGGTCTTTATGTTCACTATTTCTTTATTCTCTCTTTCAACGCCCAAATTATCACCCTATCACTACTAATTTACCGGGGTAGATCCAAAATCATTAACTTCCGCCAAATCTATTTATATTTAATTTTTTCTATCTGCACTGTTATTATTAGCTTCATTCCCTGGTTAATGGTATCTTATCGCCATTTTCGCAGTTCAGAAACTAACTGGTTGTCATCTCCTCAAAACATTGAACCTATCTATCAAACTCTGCTCAACTGGGTATTAATGATAATTACTCTCCCCGTGGAAAATCAGCCTTTAGTAATTCAGGTTATTTGTGGTTTTTTCATGGTGATGTTTACGATCTGGGTGGGGTTACAAGTGTTAGCAAATCTCAAATTATTATGGTCAAACCATACAACCCATTTATCTATATTCACGCTTTCAAGTTTCACTTTTTTTGTATTATTTCAATTCTTCGCCATTGCCTATTTATTAGGTAAAGATATTACTATTGTACCCCGTTATAGCTTTGTCTATTATCCTAGTTTTTGCGCTCTACTTGCAGCAAGCTTCGATAAAATCAGAATTTCTAAATATATCTTTTTAATATTAGGTATAATCAGTTGTATTTTTGTTGTTAATAATTTAACATTTCAAAAACCCTTTCTACCTGACAAAGTTGCCGACAATATGAATTTAGAGCCTGCTGTACCCTTGATATTGGTGGTTAAATACGACAATTATCAAGATGTAGCAGCAGGATTAAGTTTTGCTTTAGCATTAAAAAAATTGAGAAATAATGATTCAACAATTCAATATCAAGATAGTCTAGCTTTTTTAGATAACTCTGCTGATTTCTCCACTATTAATCACAAAGTTCCTCACTTTTATCCACCCAATACATCTCAGTTTAATTTATGGTTTATAGGTTCAAGCATGGAAAGAAAAGATTTTGCAGCACAGTTAACACTTGCGGAAAAAATTACTTGTAATATAGACATTAATCACCACCATCGTATTGGCTCATATCCCTATCAACTTTATCGCTGTGGTAAGTCATAA